From a single Entelurus aequoreus isolate RoL-2023_Sb linkage group LG12, RoL_Eaeq_v1.1, whole genome shotgun sequence genomic region:
- the LOC133662782 gene encoding signaling lymphocytic activation molecule-like isoform X3: MAASAFNYFLCHSAAFLLMVLADVYEVARCQHVFHKRVGDTVELSSGLAGQSVTSAHWNYEGKRVQAGSRQFAGRLHLNHHNFSLTLTAVTPNDTGVFSFVSAVNDSQRTTMHVKLHVHEPITTEPVVTIRTTWNAVNYSCSVLLDCIAPAGEVVAYKWTVRNRSRSGACQHLNMPPQHTAMEVTCTIFNAVSERSASDTVMCGNMSSRIANTVVAAGACLLAIVGGVTVVACCRRRASRKREEVTIYADICDVKSRPTRERLPYEVVCDDDTGTLATRQHIYLRGHFQEGYLKRNYIL; encoded by the exons ATGGCTGCTAGTGCTTTTAACTACTTCCTGTGCCACAGTGCCGCATTCCTCTTGATGGTGCTGGCAGACGTTTATG AAGTTGCCCGTTGTCAGCATGTCTTCCACAAACGTGTCGGGGACACGGTGGAATTGTCGTCCGGTTTGGCGGGCCAAAGCGTGACCAGCGCACACTGGAACTATGAAGGCAAGAGAGTCCAGGCGGGGTCGAGACAGTTTGCAGGCCGGCTTCATCTCAACCACCACAACTTTAGTCTGACGCTGACTGCCGTCACGCCAAACGACACGGGCGTCTTCAGCTTTGTGTCGGCCGTCAATGACAGTCAGAGAACGACgatgcacgtcaagctgcacgtTCACG AGCCCATAACCACAGAGCCCGTCGTGACCATCAGAACGACCTGGAACGCTGTTAACTACTCATGCAGTGTCCTACTGGACTGCATCGCCCCCGCTGGGGAGGTGGTGGCATACAAGTGGACTGTGAGGAACAGAAGCCGGAGCGGCGCCTGTCAACACCTCAATATGCCGCCGCAGCACACCGCCATGGAGGTCACATGTACCATCTTCAACGCAGTGAGCGAGAGGTCCGCCTCGGATACTGTGATGTGCGGTAACATGTCCTCACGCATCGCCAACACAG TGGTGGCGGCTGGAGCTTGTCTGCTCGCTATAGTGGGCGGCGTCACTGTGGTTGCCTGCTGCCGCAGACGAGCAA GCAGAAAACGCGAGGAGGTGACAATCTATGCTGACATTTGTGAT GTAAAGTCAAGGCCAACAAGAGAGCGCTTGCCATACGAGGTCGTTTGCGACGACGACACGGGAACATTGGCG acaagacaacacatatatttgcgaggccattttcaagaaggatatttaaagagaaactacatcttgtga
- the pnp5a gene encoding purine nucleoside phosphorylase 5a, giving the protein MFPQVTNSNTYEDCKATADWLLARTDVRPLIGIVCGSGLGGLASMLKDQVAINYKDIPNFPQSTVHGHEGRLVFGQLKGQPCVCMQGRFHLYEGYTIHKITLPMRIFKLLGVHTVMLTNAAGGLNQDFKVGDIMIMKDHINMPGFSGINPLTGPNDERFGMRFPCMSDAYDRELQQLAADVGQELGFGDFLKDGVYCVLGGPSFETIAECWMMHKLGADAVGMSTVHEVIVARHCGMRVFALSLITNQAVMDYDSEEKANHEEVLQTGRQRAKQLEQLISSMVTRMDNNNNIKA; this is encoded by the exons ATGTTTCCACAAGTTACCAACAG CAACACTTATGAGGACTGCAAGGCCACGGCCGATTGGCTGCTGGCTCGGACTGACGTGCGGCCCTTAATCGGCATTGTATGCGGCTCGGGCCTTGGCGGCCTTGCGTCCATGTTGAAAGACCAGGTGGCCATCAACTACAAGGATATCCCAAACTTTCCGCAGAGCACAG TGCACGGTCACGAAGGCCGCCTGGTTTTCGGGCAGTTGAAGGGTCAGCCGTGCGTCTGCATGCAGGGCCGTTTCCACCTGTACGAGGGTTACACCATCCACAAA ATCACGCTGCCCATGCGCATCTTTAAGTTGCTGGGCGTCCACACCGTGATGCTGACCAACGCGGCAGGGGGTCTTAATCAGGACTTCAAGGTGGGAGACATCATGATCATGAAAGACCACATAAATATGCCGGGTTTTTCGGGGATCAACCCTCTCACCGGTCCCAACGACGAGAG GTTCGGCATGCGCTTCCCATGCATGTCCGACGCGTACGACCGCGAGCTTCAGCAGCTGGCGGCGGACGTGGGCCAGGAACTGGGCTTTGGAGACTTCCTCAAGGACGGTGTCTACTGCGTGTTGGGCGGTCCATCCTTCGAAACCATCGCAGAGTGCTGGATGATGCACAAGCTGGGCGCCGACGCTGTGG GCATGAGCACGGTGCACGAGGTGATAGTGGCTCGCCACTGCGGCATGCGGGTTTTTGCCCTGTCGCTGATCACCAACCAGGCGGTGATGGACTACGACAGTGAGGAGAAGGCCAACCACGAGGAGGTTCTCCAGACGGGCAGGCAAAGGGCAAAGCAGCTGGAGCAGCTCATCTCCTCCATGGTGACCAGaatggacaacaacaacaacatcaaagcCTGA
- the LOC133662782 gene encoding signaling lymphocytic activation molecule-like isoform X1 — protein sequence MAASAFNYFLCHSAAFLLMVLADVYEVARCQHVFHKRVGDTVELSSGLAGQSVTSAHWNYEGKRVQAGSRQFAGRLHLNHHNFSLTLTAVTPNDTGVFSFVSAVNDSQRTTMHVKLHVHEPITTEPVVTIRTTWNAVNYSCSVLLDCIAPAGEVVAYKWTVRNRSRSGACQHLNMPPQHTAMEVTCTIFNAVSERSASDTVMCGNMSSRIANTEPPFSVFMLGAVVAAGACLLAIVGGVTVVACCRRRASRKREEVTIYADICDVKSRPTRERLPYEVVCDDDTGTLATRQHIYLRGHFQEGYLKRNYIL from the exons ATGGCTGCTAGTGCTTTTAACTACTTCCTGTGCCACAGTGCCGCATTCCTCTTGATGGTGCTGGCAGACGTTTATG AAGTTGCCCGTTGTCAGCATGTCTTCCACAAACGTGTCGGGGACACGGTGGAATTGTCGTCCGGTTTGGCGGGCCAAAGCGTGACCAGCGCACACTGGAACTATGAAGGCAAGAGAGTCCAGGCGGGGTCGAGACAGTTTGCAGGCCGGCTTCATCTCAACCACCACAACTTTAGTCTGACGCTGACTGCCGTCACGCCAAACGACACGGGCGTCTTCAGCTTTGTGTCGGCCGTCAATGACAGTCAGAGAACGACgatgcacgtcaagctgcacgtTCACG AGCCCATAACCACAGAGCCCGTCGTGACCATCAGAACGACCTGGAACGCTGTTAACTACTCATGCAGTGTCCTACTGGACTGCATCGCCCCCGCTGGGGAGGTGGTGGCATACAAGTGGACTGTGAGGAACAGAAGCCGGAGCGGCGCCTGTCAACACCTCAATATGCCGCCGCAGCACACCGCCATGGAGGTCACATGTACCATCTTCAACGCAGTGAGCGAGAGGTCCGCCTCGGATACTGTGATGTGCGGTAACATGTCCTCACGCATCGCCAACACAG AGCCGCCATTCTCTGTGTTTATGCTCGGCGCAGTGGTGGCGGCTGGAGCTTGTCTGCTCGCTATAGTGGGCGGCGTCACTGTGGTTGCCTGCTGCCGCAGACGAGCAA GCAGAAAACGCGAGGAGGTGACAATCTATGCTGACATTTGTGAT GTAAAGTCAAGGCCAACAAGAGAGCGCTTGCCATACGAGGTCGTTTGCGACGACGACACGGGAACATTGGCG acaagacaacacatatatttgcgaggccattttcaagaaggatatttaaagagaaactacatcttgtga
- the LOC133662782 gene encoding signaling lymphocytic activation molecule-like isoform X2 yields the protein MAASAFNYFLCHSAAFLLMVLADVYEVARCQHVFHKRVGDTVELSSGLAGQSVTSAHWNYEGKRVQAGSRQFAGRLHLNHHNFSLTLTAVTPNDTGVFSFVSAVNDSQRTTMHVKLHVHEPITTEPVVTIRTTWNAVNYSCSVLLDCIAPAGEVVAYKWTVRNRSRSGACQHLNMPPQHTAMEVTCTIFNAVSERSASDTVMCGNMSSRIANTEPPFSVFMLGAVVAAGACLLAIVGGVTVVACCRRRASRKREEVTIYADICDVKSRPTRERLPYEVVCDDDTGTLATLYDKIQLAHMAKQDHDT from the exons ATGGCTGCTAGTGCTTTTAACTACTTCCTGTGCCACAGTGCCGCATTCCTCTTGATGGTGCTGGCAGACGTTTATG AAGTTGCCCGTTGTCAGCATGTCTTCCACAAACGTGTCGGGGACACGGTGGAATTGTCGTCCGGTTTGGCGGGCCAAAGCGTGACCAGCGCACACTGGAACTATGAAGGCAAGAGAGTCCAGGCGGGGTCGAGACAGTTTGCAGGCCGGCTTCATCTCAACCACCACAACTTTAGTCTGACGCTGACTGCCGTCACGCCAAACGACACGGGCGTCTTCAGCTTTGTGTCGGCCGTCAATGACAGTCAGAGAACGACgatgcacgtcaagctgcacgtTCACG AGCCCATAACCACAGAGCCCGTCGTGACCATCAGAACGACCTGGAACGCTGTTAACTACTCATGCAGTGTCCTACTGGACTGCATCGCCCCCGCTGGGGAGGTGGTGGCATACAAGTGGACTGTGAGGAACAGAAGCCGGAGCGGCGCCTGTCAACACCTCAATATGCCGCCGCAGCACACCGCCATGGAGGTCACATGTACCATCTTCAACGCAGTGAGCGAGAGGTCCGCCTCGGATACTGTGATGTGCGGTAACATGTCCTCACGCATCGCCAACACAG AGCCGCCATTCTCTGTGTTTATGCTCGGCGCAGTGGTGGCGGCTGGAGCTTGTCTGCTCGCTATAGTGGGCGGCGTCACTGTGGTTGCCTGCTGCCGCAGACGAGCAA GCAGAAAACGCGAGGAGGTGACAATCTATGCTGACATTTGTGAT GTAAAGTCAAGGCCAACAAGAGAGCGCTTGCCATACGAGGTCGTTTGCGACGACGACACGGGAACATTGGCG ACACTCTATGACAAGATCCAGCTGGCGCACATGGCCAAGCAAGACCACGACACCTAG
- the LOC133662781 gene encoding ATP-sensitive inward rectifier potassium channel 10-like isoform X1 codes for MTSKGGPSPQKVNHSHTQTDITRPLLTSAAGSASDSLRRRRRVLSKDGRSNVHIEHVRGRGALYLRDLWTTFVDMQWRYKFFLFCATFAGTWFLFGVLWYLVAMLHGDLTESAPPKDHTPCVMEVKTLTGAFLFSLESQTTIGYGFRYITEECPAAIILLIVQLVVTMVMEIFITGTFLAKVARPKKRGETVKFSQHAVVSTHEGRPCLMIRVANMRKSLLLGCQVTGKLLQTSLCEEGETVRLDQRNVSFQVDTSSDSPFFIIPLTFYHVIDDSSPLRTWAARGGGWTDGELADFELLVILSATVEPTSATCQVRTSYLPDEILWGYEFPPVVSLSASGGYVADFAFFDTVSKTGTPTCDRSGKEGAGQDKMRLGEHFWVEGRGHVRDSGQLSMRISNV; via the exons ATGACGTCCAAAGGAGGCCCCTCCCCTCAGAAGGTAAACCACTCCCACACGCAGACGGATATCACCCGGCCACTGCTGACCTCTGCGGCAGGAAGCGCAAGCGACAGTCTGAGAAGGAGGCGACGCGTCCTCTCCAAAGATGGACGAAGCAACGTGCACATCGAACATGTGCGCGGGCGAGGCGCGCTCTATCTGCGCGACCTGTGGACCACCTTTGTGGACATGCAGTGGCGCTATAAGTTCTTCCTGTTCTGCGCTACCTTCGCCGGCACCTGGTTTCTGTTTGGCGTGCTGTGGTACCTGGTGGCCATGTTGCACGGAGATCTGACGG AGTCGGCCCCGCCCAAAGACCACACGCCATGCGTCATGGAGGTCAAGACACTGACAGGAGCGTTCCTCTTCTCGCTAGAGTCGCAGACCACTATCGGCTACGGCTTCCGATATATCACGGAGGAGTGTCCCGCCGCCATCATTCTGCTTATTGTCCAGCTGGTGGTTACCATGGTGATGGAGATCTTCATCACCGGCACATTCCTCGCCAAG GTGGCCCGTCCCAAGAAGCGAGGCGAAACGGTCAAGTTCAGTCAGCACGCCGTGGTGTCCACGCACGAGGGGCGGCCGTGTCTCATGATCCGAGTGGCCAACATGCGCAAGAGTCTGCTGTTAGGATGTCAG GTGACGGGCAAGCTGCTGCAGACGTCGCTCTGTGAGGAAGGCGAGACTGTGCGGCTGGACCAGCGCAATGTGTCCTTCCAAGTGGACACATCCAGCGACAGTCCCTTCTTCATCATACCGCTGACCTTCTACCATGTCATCGACGACAGCAGCCCGCTGCGAACATGGGCAGCCAGAG GTGGCGGCTGGACAGACGGCGAGCTGGCGGATTTTGAACTGTTGGTGATTCTGAGTGCCACAGTGGAGCCGACGTCGGCTACCTGCCAGGTGCGCACGTCGTACCTTCCGGACGAGATCCTCTGGGGCTATGAGTTCCCTCCCGTTGTTTCGCTATCCGCTTCAGGCGGATACGTGGCCGATTTTGCCTTCTTTGACACAGTGTCTAAAACCGGAACACCAACCTGTGACCGCAGCGGCAAAGAAGGGGCGGGCCAGGACAAGATGCGGTTAGGCGAGCACTTCTGGGTAGAAGGGAGGGGCCACGTCAGAGACAGCGGCCAGCTGAGCATGCGTATCAGCAACGTTTGA
- the LOC133662781 gene encoding ATP-sensitive inward rectifier potassium channel 10-like isoform X2, whose protein sequence is MTSKGGPSPQKVNHSHTQTDITRPLLTSAAGSASDSLRRRRRVLSKDGRSNVHIEHVRGRGALYLRDLWTTFVDMQWRYKFFLFCATFAGTWFLFGVLWYLVAMLHGDLTESAPPKDHTPCVMEVKTLTGAFLFSLESQTTIGYGFRYITEECPAAIILLIVQLVVTMVMEIFITGTFLAKVARPKKRGETVKFSQHAVVSTHEGRPCLMIRVANMRKSLLLGCQVTGKLLQTSLCEEGETVRLDQRNVSFQVDTSSDSPFFIIPLTFYHVIDDSSPLRTWAARGGGWTDGELADFELLVILSATVEPTSATCQCLKPEHQPVTAAAKKGRARTRCG, encoded by the exons ATGACGTCCAAAGGAGGCCCCTCCCCTCAGAAGGTAAACCACTCCCACACGCAGACGGATATCACCCGGCCACTGCTGACCTCTGCGGCAGGAAGCGCAAGCGACAGTCTGAGAAGGAGGCGACGCGTCCTCTCCAAAGATGGACGAAGCAACGTGCACATCGAACATGTGCGCGGGCGAGGCGCGCTCTATCTGCGCGACCTGTGGACCACCTTTGTGGACATGCAGTGGCGCTATAAGTTCTTCCTGTTCTGCGCTACCTTCGCCGGCACCTGGTTTCTGTTTGGCGTGCTGTGGTACCTGGTGGCCATGTTGCACGGAGATCTGACGG AGTCGGCCCCGCCCAAAGACCACACGCCATGCGTCATGGAGGTCAAGACACTGACAGGAGCGTTCCTCTTCTCGCTAGAGTCGCAGACCACTATCGGCTACGGCTTCCGATATATCACGGAGGAGTGTCCCGCCGCCATCATTCTGCTTATTGTCCAGCTGGTGGTTACCATGGTGATGGAGATCTTCATCACCGGCACATTCCTCGCCAAG GTGGCCCGTCCCAAGAAGCGAGGCGAAACGGTCAAGTTCAGTCAGCACGCCGTGGTGTCCACGCACGAGGGGCGGCCGTGTCTCATGATCCGAGTGGCCAACATGCGCAAGAGTCTGCTGTTAGGATGTCAG GTGACGGGCAAGCTGCTGCAGACGTCGCTCTGTGAGGAAGGCGAGACTGTGCGGCTGGACCAGCGCAATGTGTCCTTCCAAGTGGACACATCCAGCGACAGTCCCTTCTTCATCATACCGCTGACCTTCTACCATGTCATCGACGACAGCAGCCCGCTGCGAACATGGGCAGCCAGAG GTGGCGGCTGGACAGACGGCGAGCTGGCGGATTTTGAACTGTTGGTGATTCTGAGTGCCACAGTGGAGCCGACGTCGGCTACCTGCCAG TGTCTAAAACCGGAACACCAACCTGTGACCGCAGCGGCAAAGAAGGGGCGGGCCAGGACAAGATGCGGTTAG